From the genome of Sphingobacterium kitahiroshimense, one region includes:
- the rplE gene encoding 50S ribosomal protein L5, with the protein MTYVPRLKVKYAEEIRTALKEKFQYKSVMQVPKLEKIVVSQGVGAATSDKKLIDNALSELTLITGQQAVATKSKKDISNFKLRKGMPVGARVTLRDNNMYEFLDRLIAVSLPRIRDFRGINDKGFDGRGNYNLGITEQIIFPEINIDKINKIQGMDITFVTSAGNDVEALELLKQFGLPFKNQNTNNNG; encoded by the coding sequence ATGACTTACGTACCAAGATTAAAAGTGAAATATGCGGAGGAAATCCGTACTGCACTTAAAGAAAAATTCCAGTATAAAAGTGTTATGCAGGTTCCTAAGCTTGAGAAAATCGTTGTTTCACAAGGTGTAGGTGCTGCTACTTCAGATAAGAAATTAATTGATAATGCTCTTTCAGAGTTAACATTAATTACTGGTCAACAAGCTGTTGCAACTAAATCGAAAAAAGATATCTCAAACTTTAAATTACGTAAAGGTATGCCTGTTGGTGCACGTGTTACTTTGCGTGATAACAACATGTATGAGTTCTTAGATCGTTTAATCGCTGTATCACTTCCACGTATTCGTGACTTCCGTGGTATCAATGATAAAGGTTTCGACGGTAGAGGTAACTACAACTTAGGTATTACTGAGCAAATCATTTTCCCTGAGATCAACATTGATAAAATCAACAAAATTCAAGGTATGGACATCACTTTCGTGACTAGCGCAGGAAACGATGTTGAGGCTTTAGAATTGTTGAAACAATTCGGTTTACCATTTAAAAATCAAAATACTAATAACAATGGCTAA
- the rpsS gene encoding 30S ribosomal protein S19 produces the protein MARSIKKGPYIDHNLEGKVLSMNETNKKSVIKTWSRRSMISPDFVGHTFAVHNGNKFIPVYVTENMVGHKLGEFAPTRTFRGHAEKKK, from the coding sequence ATGGCTCGTTCAATTAAAAAAGGTCCTTATATCGATCACAACTTAGAAGGAAAAGTTCTTTCTATGAATGAAACTAACAAAAAGTCAGTTATCAAAACATGGTCTCGCAGATCAATGATTTCTCCTGATTTTGTTGGTCATACCTTTGCAGTGCACAACGGGAATAAATTTATCCCTGTTTATGTAACGGAAAACATGGTAGGTCACAAATTAGGCGAATTCGCTCCTACGCGTACATTCAGAGGCCACGCAGAAAAGAAAAAATAA
- the rplB gene encoding 50S ribosomal protein L2 translates to MAVKRFKPVTPGTRFRVGADYSDVTTNVPEKSLVVGSNKRSGGRNKSGKMTMRYIGGGHKKVYRLIDFKRDKKDIPATVATIEYDPNRTARIALLHYADGEKRYIIAPAGLKVGMTVVAGEKVAPEVGNTIPLANIPLGSIIHNIELNPGQGGSIARSAGTYAQLSARDGKYAIIKLPSSETRMILLTCVATIGSVSNHDRRIEVLGKAGRNRWLGRRPRVRGVAMNPVDHPMGGGEGRTSGGQPRSRTGVLAKGFKTRDKKKTSNRYIIERRKK, encoded by the coding sequence ATGGCAGTTAAAAGATTCAAACCGGTAACCCCTGGTACTCGTTTCAGAGTAGGCGCTGACTATTCTGACGTAACAACTAATGTTCCTGAAAAATCATTAGTAGTTGGAAGCAACAAAAGATCGGGCGGTCGTAATAAATCCGGTAAAATGACTATGCGTTACATCGGTGGGGGACACAAGAAAGTATACCGATTAATAGATTTCAAACGCGATAAAAAAGATATCCCTGCAACAGTAGCTACAATTGAGTACGATCCAAACCGTACAGCACGTATTGCATTATTGCATTATGCTGATGGTGAGAAACGTTACATCATCGCTCCAGCTGGTTTAAAAGTTGGAATGACTGTAGTAGCAGGTGAAAAAGTTGCCCCAGAAGTAGGTAATACTATTCCATTAGCAAATATTCCATTGGGTTCTATCATCCATAACATTGAGTTGAACCCTGGTCAAGGTGGTTCAATCGCTCGTTCGGCTGGTACTTATGCGCAATTGTCTGCTCGTGATGGTAAATACGCTATTATTAAATTACCTTCAAGTGAAACACGTATGATCTTATTGACTTGCGTGGCTACAATCGGTTCGGTATCTAATCACGATAGAAGAATTGAAGTGTTAGGTAAGGCTGGTCGTAACCGTTGGTTAGGACGTCGTCCAAGAGTTCGTGGTGTAGCTATGAACCCTGTCGATCACCCTATGGGTGGTGGTGAGGGTCGTACCTCAGGAGGTCAGCCTCGTTCACGCACAGGTGTTTTAGCTAAAGGCTTTAAAACACGCGACAAGAAGAAAACATCGAATCGTTACATCATTGAGAGAAGGAAAAAATAA
- the rpmC gene encoding 50S ribosomal protein L29: MKNSEILELSTEDLAARLVQEKAALSKLKFAHAVSAIENPNVIKTARREIARLSTELTARKAAAKKETASEA; the protein is encoded by the coding sequence ATGAAAAATTCAGAAATTTTAGAATTATCAACAGAGGATCTAGCTGCTCGTTTAGTACAAGAGAAAGCTGCCCTTAGCAAATTGAAATTTGCACATGCTGTTTCTGCAATTGAGAACCCTAATGTAATCAAAACGGCTCGTAGAGAAATCGCTCGTCTTAGTACAGAGTTGACTGCTCGTAAAGCTGCTGCTAAAAAAGAAACAGCCTCTGAGGCATAA
- the rplD gene encoding 50S ribosomal protein L4, translating to MEVKVLNLSGKETGAKVQLPESVFGLEPNDHAIYLDVKQYLANQRQGTHKSKQRNEIAGSTRKLHKQKGTGGARAGSIKSPLFNGGGRVFGPQPRDYSFKLNKKLKQVARKSALSYKAIDNNVVVLDEVKFDSIKTKNYVAFVNALNVADEKTLLVLSAQDNNVYLSSRNLKKVKVTTVDQLNTYDVLNAAKLLFTTGSLKTLEEALAK from the coding sequence ATGGAAGTTAAAGTTTTAAATTTATCAGGTAAAGAAACAGGTGCCAAGGTGCAACTTCCTGAGTCGGTATTTGGGTTAGAGCCTAACGATCATGCGATCTATTTGGACGTGAAACAATACTTAGCGAATCAACGCCAAGGAACTCACAAATCTAAACAACGTAATGAAATCGCGGGTTCAACTCGTAAATTACACAAACAAAAAGGTACTGGTGGTGCTCGTGCGGGTTCTATCAAATCTCCATTGTTTAATGGTGGTGGTCGTGTATTCGGTCCTCAACCACGTGATTACAGTTTCAAATTGAATAAAAAATTGAAACAAGTAGCACGTAAATCAGCGTTAAGCTACAAAGCAATTGATAACAATGTTGTAGTATTGGATGAAGTTAAATTTGACTCAATCAAAACTAAAAATTATGTTGCTTTTGTAAATGCTTTGAATGTAGCAGATGAGAAAACTTTATTGGTTTTATCAGCGCAAGATAATAACGTTTATTTATCAAGCAGAAACTTGAAGAAAGTAAAAGTAACAACTGTAGATCAATTAAATACATATGATGTATTAAATGCGGCTAAGTTATTATTTACTACAGGTTCGCTTAAAACTTTGGAGGAGGCATTAGCTAAGTAA
- the rplC gene encoding 50S ribosomal protein L3 — protein MSGIIGKKVGMTSLFDAEGKNIPCTVIQAGPCVVTQIRTEEKDGYAAVQLGFDEAKEKNTTNSLKGHFAKANTTPKRKLVEFKTFPDAKQLGDVVDVTLFEEGEYVDVVGTSKGKGFQGVMKRHGFGGVGGATHGQHNRLRAPGSIGAASWPSRVFKGMRMAGRMGGDRIKVQNLQVLKIYADQNLIVVSGSIPGAKGSYVVVDK, from the coding sequence ATGTCAGGTATTATTGGAAAAAAAGTAGGAATGACAAGCCTGTTTGATGCAGAGGGAAAAAACATTCCGTGTACTGTTATTCAAGCTGGTCCGTGCGTGGTTACGCAGATACGTACGGAAGAGAAAGATGGCTACGCTGCTGTTCAACTTGGCTTCGATGAAGCTAAAGAAAAGAACACAACGAATTCTTTAAAAGGGCACTTTGCGAAAGCAAATACAACGCCTAAGCGTAAGCTGGTAGAGTTTAAAACTTTCCCAGATGCAAAACAACTTGGTGACGTAGTTGACGTTACACTATTTGAAGAAGGGGAGTATGTTGACGTAGTCGGTACTTCTAAAGGTAAAGGTTTTCAAGGTGTAATGAAACGTCATGGATTTGGTGGTGTAGGTGGTGCGACTCACGGTCAGCACAACAGATTACGTGCTCCAGGTTCAATTGGTGCGGCTTCTTGGCCTTCACGTGTATTTAAAGGTATGCGTATGGCAGGTCGTATGGGTGGTGACAGAATTAAAGTTCAAAACTTACAAGTTTTGAAAATTTATGCTGATCAAAACCTAATCGTTGTTAGTGGTTCCATCCCAGGAGCTAAAGGTTCTTATGTAGTTGTAGACAAATAG
- the rplV gene encoding 50S ribosomal protein L22, translating to MEATKKLKKSVLIKQRKEQEKAQIGGASTAKLLNCPTSPRKMRLVVDLIRGEKVENALYILKHTSKEAAIRVEKLLLSAIKNWEAKNEGKSVEDSQLYVKEVSVAGGRQLKRLRPAPQGRGYRIRKRSNHVTLIVDSKSNVEQN from the coding sequence ATGGAAGCAACAAAAAAACTTAAAAAGTCTGTTTTAATAAAACAGCGCAAAGAGCAAGAGAAAGCTCAAATAGGAGGAGCTTCTACTGCCAAATTATTAAATTGCCCTACTTCACCTCGTAAGATGCGTTTAGTAGTGGACTTAATTCGTGGCGAGAAAGTAGAGAATGCTTTATATATTTTGAAGCATACAAGCAAGGAAGCAGCAATCCGTGTAGAGAAATTATTATTATCTGCAATTAAAAACTGGGAAGCTAAAAACGAAGGTAAATCAGTTGAAGATAGTCAATTATACGTTAAAGAAGTATCAGTAGCAGGTGGTCGTCAATTGAAAAGATTACGTCCAGCTCCTCAAGGTCGCGGTTACAGAATTCGTAAACGTTCAAACCATGTTACTTTGATCGTTGACAGTAAATCTAACGTTGAACAAAACTAA
- the rplW gene encoding 50S ribosomal protein L23: protein MDIIKKPILTEKASFLTEKLNRYAFKVDHRANKIQIKTAIEAMFGVTVLAVNTAVVAGKAKSRYTKAGFVSGRAPKYKKAVITIKDGETIDFYSTI from the coding sequence ATGGACATTATTAAAAAACCTATCTTAACTGAGAAAGCTTCATTTTTAACGGAAAAATTAAACCGTTATGCTTTCAAAGTAGATCACAGAGCTAACAAAATTCAGATCAAAACAGCTATTGAGGCTATGTTTGGTGTTACTGTTCTTGCGGTTAATACTGCAGTAGTAGCAGGTAAAGCAAAAAGCCGTTACACAAAAGCAGGTTTCGTATCTGGTAGAGCTCCTAAGTATAAAAAAGCTGTCATTACAATTAAAGATGGCGAAACTATTGACTTTTACAGTACTATATAA
- the rplX gene encoding 50S ribosomal protein L24, whose translation MAYKKTTTTTHKIKIKKGDLVKVIAGNSKGVQGKVLQVLVDANRAVVEGANIIKKHTKPSAANPNGGIIEKEAAIHISNLAFIDPKTGAPTRVGRKVNEDGKIVRVAKKSGEEIK comes from the coding sequence ATGGCATACAAAAAAACAACAACAACTACACACAAAATCAAGATCAAAAAAGGTGATTTAGTGAAAGTTATCGCTGGTAACTCTAAAGGTGTTCAAGGAAAAGTATTGCAAGTTTTAGTGGATGCTAATAGAGCTGTTGTAGAAGGCGCTAATATCATCAAAAAACACACTAAACCAAGTGCGGCTAATCCTAATGGTGGTATTATTGAAAAAGAAGCAGCTATCCATATTTCTAACTTAGCTTTCATTGATCCTAAAACAGGAGCTCCTACACGTGTAGGTCGTAAAGTTAACGAAGATGGTAAAATTGTTCGTGTAGCAAAAAAATCAGGGGAGGAAATTAAATAA
- the rplP gene encoding 50S ribosomal protein L16 codes for MLQPKRTKFRKMQKGRMKGNASRGAELAFGSFGIKSLEEAWITSRQIEAARIAVTRYMKREGQVWIRIFPDKPVTKKPAEVRMGKGKGAPEYWVAVVRPGRMLFEAEGVSLEIAKEALRLAAQKLPVQTKFVIRRDYVEA; via the coding sequence ATGTTACAGCCAAAAAGAACAAAGTTCAGAAAGATGCAGAAAGGACGTATGAAAGGTAACGCTTCTCGTGGAGCAGAGTTAGCTTTCGGTTCATTCGGTATCAAATCATTGGAGGAAGCATGGATCACAAGCCGTCAAATCGAGGCAGCTCGTATTGCAGTGACACGTTACATGAAACGTGAAGGTCAAGTTTGGATCCGTATCTTCCCTGATAAACCTGTTACTAAAAAACCTGCAGAGGTACGTATGGGTAAAGGTAAGGGAGCTCCAGAATACTGGGTTGCCGTAGTCCGCCCAGGCCGTATGTTATTTGAAGCAGAAGGAGTATCTTTAGAAATTGCTAAAGAAGCTTTACGCCTTGCTGCTCAGAAACTTCCGGTTCAAACTAAGTTTGTTATACGTAGAGATTACGTAGAAGCATAA
- the rpsQ gene encoding 30S ribosomal protein S17, which translates to MERQLRKTRIGLVVSNKMEKSIVVKVERKVKHPIYGKFVKKTTKFTAHDETNTCGIGDTVLIMETRPLSKTKNWRLVEILERAK; encoded by the coding sequence ATGGAAAGACAATTAAGAAAAACAAGAATCGGCTTAGTAGTTAGCAATAAAATGGAGAAATCTATCGTAGTAAAGGTTGAGCGTAAAGTGAAACACCCTATCTATGGTAAATTCGTTAAAAAAACTACTAAATTTACTGCTCATGACGAAACTAATACCTGTGGTATCGGCGATACGGTATTAATTATGGAAACTCGTCCGCTGAGTAAGACTAAGAATTGGAGATTAGTAGAAATATTAGAAAGAGCTAAATAA
- the rpsC gene encoding 30S ribosomal protein S3, with translation MGQKANPIGSRLGIIRGWDSNWFGGKNYADKLVEDEKIRKYLSVRIAKGGVAKVVIERTLKRITVTIHTARPGIVIGKGGQEVDKIKEELKKITKKDVQINIFEIKRPELDAKLVAEGIAKQLEARISFRRAMKTTIASTMRMGAEGIKVMCSGRLGGAEMARSEQYKEGRTPLHTLRADIDYALAEALTTYGKIGIKVWICKGEVYGKRDLSPNIGQASGVKTRGGNEGGADRRDNRKGGRGGDRRGGNNNRGGNNRGAKRD, from the coding sequence ATGGGACAAAAAGCAAATCCAATAGGTAGCAGATTAGGAATCATCAGAGGTTGGGATTCTAATTGGTTCGGAGGAAAAAACTATGCCGATAAATTAGTAGAAGACGAAAAGATTAGAAAATATCTTTCTGTTCGTATAGCAAAAGGTGGTGTAGCAAAAGTTGTTATTGAAAGAACTTTAAAACGTATCACAGTAACTATTCATACAGCAAGACCTGGTATCGTTATCGGTAAAGGTGGTCAGGAAGTTGATAAGATTAAAGAAGAGTTAAAGAAAATCACTAAGAAAGATGTTCAAATTAACATTTTCGAGATCAAACGTCCTGAGTTAGATGCAAAATTAGTAGCTGAAGGTATCGCTAAGCAATTAGAGGCTCGTATTTCATTCCGTCGTGCAATGAAAACTACAATTGCTTCGACAATGCGTATGGGTGCTGAAGGTATCAAAGTAATGTGTTCTGGTCGTTTAGGTGGTGCTGAAATGGCACGTTCTGAGCAGTACAAAGAAGGAAGAACTCCTTTACACACATTACGTGCTGATATCGACTATGCATTAGCTGAAGCATTAACTACTTACGGTAAAATCGGTATCAAAGTTTGGATCTGTAAAGGTGAGGTTTACGGTAAACGTGACTTATCTCCAAACATTGGTCAAGCTTCTGGTGTGAAAACGCGTGGTGGAAACGAAGGTGGTGCTGATCGCCGTGACAACCGTAAAGGTGGTCGTGGTGGTGACCGTCGTGGTGGAAACAATAATCGTGGTGGAAACAACCGTGGTGCAAAAAGAGATTAA
- the rplN gene encoding 50S ribosomal protein L14, with the protein MVQQESRLNVADNSGAKEVLVIRVLGGTGKRYASIGDKIVVTIKSALPSGNVKKGTVSKAVVVRTKKEIRRKDGSYIRFDDNAAVLLNNNDEPRGTRIFGPVARELREKQFMKIVSLAPEVL; encoded by the coding sequence ATGGTACAACAGGAATCAAGACTAAATGTTGCTGATAACAGCGGAGCTAAAGAAGTTTTAGTAATCCGTGTGTTAGGTGGCACAGGTAAGCGTTATGCTTCGATAGGTGATAAAATTGTTGTTACCATCAAAAGCGCTTTACCTTCAGGAAACGTAAAAAAAGGTACTGTTTCTAAAGCTGTAGTTGTTAGAACTAAAAAAGAAATTCGTCGTAAAGATGGTTCTTATATTCGTTTTGATGACAATGCTGCAGTATTATTAAATAATAATGATGAACCACGTGGTACACGTATCTTTGGCCCAGTTGCTAGAGAATTACGTGAGAAACAGTTCATGAAAATTGTATCACTAGCACCGGAGGTTTTATAA